A section of the Stenotrophomonas acidaminiphila genome encodes:
- a CDS encoding N-acetylmuramoyl-L-alanine amidase, translating into MPRLLVALLLLVLLSACAHRNPLARWERSPNFDARRPVVVVLHYTAGKTAEGSLRTLRTANSNGPVSAHYLLGKDGTLYQLVDERKRAWHAGDGRWGTITDLNSASIGIEIDNDGYSPYPDVQIEKLIVLLDDVTRRLGIPRQQVIGHEDMAPGRKIDPGPLFPWKRLHEAGFGIWPDPAAGDPPPAFDAWLAMAAIGYPLDDRANALQSFRHHFRGMRSEGAELDAEDRRILYGLSRSLLQARAPSASTTADTP; encoded by the coding sequence CTGCCGCGGCTGCTGGTTGCGCTGCTGCTGCTCGTGCTGCTGAGCGCCTGCGCGCACCGCAATCCGCTGGCCAGGTGGGAACGTTCGCCGAACTTCGACGCGCGGCGCCCGGTGGTGGTGGTGCTGCACTACACCGCCGGCAAGACCGCCGAGGGCAGCCTGCGCACGCTGCGGACCGCCAACAGCAACGGCCCGGTCAGCGCGCACTACCTGCTGGGCAAGGACGGCACGCTGTACCAGCTGGTGGACGAGCGCAAGCGTGCCTGGCATGCCGGCGACGGACGCTGGGGCACCATCACCGACCTCAACTCGGCGTCGATCGGCATCGAGATCGACAACGACGGTTACAGCCCGTATCCGGACGTGCAGATCGAAAAGCTCATCGTGCTGCTCGACGACGTGACCCGGCGCCTGGGGATCCCGCGCCAGCAGGTCATCGGCCACGAGGACATGGCACCGGGGCGCAAGATCGACCCGGGCCCGCTGTTCCCCTGGAAGCGCCTGCACGAGGCCGGCTTCGGCATCTGGCCCGACCCGGCCGCCGGCGATCCGCCGCCGGCGTTCGACGCCTGGCTGGCGATGGCCGCCATCGGCTACCCGCTGGACGACCGCGCCAACGCCCTGCAGTCCTTCCGCCATCACTTCCGTGGCATGCGCAGCGAGGGCGCCGAGCTGGATGCCGAGGACCGGCGCATCCTCTACGGCCTGAGCCGGTCGCTGCTGCAGGCCCGGGCGCCGTCGGCGTCGACCACGGCCGATACGCCGTAA
- a CDS encoding diaminopimelate decarboxylase, with product MPEAFRQADLVELAAREGTPLYVYAAPAIRQRVRALREALSGLDAGIRYAVKANGNGAVLRLLAEEGAGADIVSGGELERALRAGIAAADIVFSGVGKSDAEIALALDVGIGRFNIESRAELDAIQRIAAARGVTAVASVRINPDVDAKTHAKISTGKAENKFGVSIAEARAWFDAKAQWPDVRLDGLHMHIGSQLLSLDPVREALARMAAFWKELAAAGHAIASIDVGGGLGVRYREGEQAPDARAYADAIRQALAGFGGRILVEPGRWLVAEAGIVLTRVLLEKHGQARRFLVLDAAMNDLLRPSLYDAWHDIVPVGAAAGREAATYDVVGPVCETGDTFATARALPRCEAGDLVAILGAGAYGASMGSTYNSRPLPAEVLLDGDRYAVVRRRQSLDEMLSGEQPASDWRRT from the coding sequence GTTCCGGCAGGCCGATCTGGTGGAGCTGGCGGCCCGCGAGGGCACCCCGCTGTATGTCTACGCCGCGCCGGCCATCCGCCAGCGGGTACGGGCGCTGCGCGAGGCGCTGTCCGGGCTGGACGCGGGTATCCGTTACGCGGTCAAGGCCAACGGCAACGGCGCGGTGCTGCGCCTGCTGGCCGAGGAAGGCGCGGGTGCGGACATCGTGTCCGGTGGCGAGCTCGAACGCGCGCTGCGCGCCGGCATCGCCGCGGCCGACATCGTGTTCTCCGGCGTGGGCAAGTCCGACGCCGAGATCGCGCTGGCGCTGGACGTGGGCATCGGCCGCTTCAACATCGAGTCCCGCGCCGAACTCGACGCGATCCAGCGCATCGCCGCCGCGCGTGGCGTCACCGCGGTCGCGTCGGTGCGGATCAACCCCGACGTGGACGCCAAGACCCACGCCAAGATTTCCACCGGCAAGGCCGAGAACAAGTTCGGCGTGTCCATCGCCGAGGCGCGCGCCTGGTTCGACGCGAAGGCGCAATGGCCCGACGTGCGCCTGGACGGGCTGCACATGCATATCGGTTCGCAGCTGCTCAGCCTGGACCCGGTGCGCGAGGCGCTGGCACGCATGGCCGCGTTCTGGAAGGAACTGGCCGCGGCCGGGCACGCCATCGCCAGCATCGACGTCGGTGGCGGGCTGGGCGTGCGCTACCGCGAAGGCGAGCAGGCACCGGATGCGCGCGCGTATGCCGATGCCATCCGCCAGGCACTGGCCGGCTTCGGCGGGCGCATCCTGGTCGAGCCGGGCCGCTGGCTGGTGGCCGAGGCCGGCATCGTGCTGACCCGCGTGCTGCTGGAAAAGCACGGCCAGGCACGCCGGTTCCTGGTGCTGGACGCGGCGATGAACGACCTGCTGCGCCCCAGCCTGTACGACGCGTGGCATGACATCGTGCCGGTGGGCGCCGCCGCCGGGCGCGAGGCCGCGACCTATGACGTGGTGGGACCGGTGTGCGAGACCGGCGACACCTTCGCCACCGCGCGCGCGTTGCCGCGCTGCGAGGCCGGCGACCTGGTGGCGATCCTCGGCGCCGGGGCCTACGGTGCATCGATGGGGTCCACCTACAACTCGCGGCCGCTGCCGGCCGAGGTGTTGCTGGACGGCGACCGCTACGCGGTGGTGCGCCGCCGCCAGAGCCTGGATGAAATGCTGTCCGGCGAACAGCCGGCCAGTGACTGGAGGCGGACATGA